A region from the Arachis ipaensis cultivar K30076 chromosome B01, Araip1.1, whole genome shotgun sequence genome encodes:
- the LOC107630731 gene encoding glycine-rich cell wall structural protein 1.0, translated as MAKSKVLSIVFFVLLGLGICSAARTLLNYGSDHYIGGSIHGDIGGGGGGGYGTVGGYGGGAGGGEGAGGGYGGAGAGGHGGGGGSGGGGGAEGGGYGGGAGKGGGEGYGGASGGGYAGGGGEGGGGGAGGGVAGGGYGGGAGHGKGGGEGYGGGEENGGGYAGGGGGGSGGGGGAGGSSGGYGGGAGKGGGEGYGEGGANGGGYGGGVGGGSGGGGGGGAGGYGGGKGGGAGGGYGGAPGGGYGGGGGSGGGGGGGGGGAGGAHGGGYGTGGGAGGGYGGGGASGGGGGGGSGGGYGGGGAHGGGYGGGAGGGEGGGHGGYN; from the coding sequence ATGGCGAAGTCTAAGGTTCTAAGCATTGTTTTCTTTGTGTTGTTAGGTTTGGGAATATGTTCTGCCGCTAGAACACTCCTAAACTATGGTTCAGATCACTACATTGGTGGTTCTATCCATGGTGATATTGGTGGAGGAGGAGGTGGAGGATATGGTACTGTAGGTGGTTATGGAGGAGGAGCTGGTGGAGGAGAAGGTGCAGGTGGAGGATATGGTGGTGCTGGTGCTGGTGGACATGGTGGAGGAGGAGGAAGTGGAGGAGGTGGTGGTGCTGAAGGAGGTGGATACGGTGGAGGAGCTGGTAAGGGAGGTGGGGAAGGCTATGGTGGAGCAAGTGGAGGAGGTTACGCTGGTGGTGGTGGagaaggaggaggtggtggtgcAGGAGGTGGTGTTGCCGGGGGTGGATATGGAGGAGGAGCTGGCCATGGTAAGGGTGGTGGAGAAGGGTATGGTGGTGGGGAAGAAAATGGTGGAGGTTATGCTGGAGGCGGTGGTGGAGGTAGTGGTGGAGGAGGTGGTGCAGGGGGTAGCAGTGGTGGATATGGAGGAGGGGCAGGTAAAGGAGGTGGGGAAGGCTATGGTGAAGGTGGAGCAAATGGGGGTGGTTATGGCGGTGGTGTCGGAGGTGGTAgtggtggaggaggaggaggtggtgctGGAGGCTATGGAGGAGGCAAGGGAGGTGGAGCTGGTGGTGGATATGGTGGAGCACCTGGTGGAGGATATGGAGGCGGAGGAGGAAGTGGTGGAGGTGGTGGCGGCGGTGGCGGCGGTGCTGGTGGAGCACATGGGGGTGGATATGGTACTGGTGGAGGAGCCGGTGGAGGATATGGTGGTGGAGGTGCCAGTGGAGGTGGTGGAGGCGGTGGTTCTGGTGGTGGCTATGGTGGTGGTGGGGCACATGGAGGAGGATATGGTGGTGGTGCCGGTGGCGGAGAAGGTGGTGGCCACGGTGGATATAATTAA